A single region of the Epinephelus moara isolate mb chromosome 16, YSFRI_EMoa_1.0, whole genome shotgun sequence genome encodes:
- the LOC126402725 gene encoding dynein light chain Tctex-type 3-like, with protein MEEYHNGSEGSFNSEEAETIVKECIENVVGGDDYSQAQVNKWTASVVERCLTQLVKQGKPYKYIVTCAVMQKTGAGLHTANSCYWDTAMDGSCTVRWENRTMYCVVSVFAVAIA; from the exons ATGGAGGAATATCATAACGGCAGCGAG GGCTCCTTCAACTCTGAAGAAGCTGAGACCATCGTCAAAGAG tgtatcGAGAACGTGGTGGGTGGCGACGACTACAGCCAGGCCCAGGTGAACAAATGGACGGCGAGCGTGGTGGAGCGCTGCCTCACACAGCTGGTCAAACAGGGCAAACCCTACAAGTACATCG TGACGTGTGCTGTGATGCAGAAAACAGGAGCGGGCCTCCACACAGCTAACTCCTGCTACTGGGACACGGCCATGGACG gAAGCTGCACGGTGAGATGGGAGAACCGCACCATGTACTGTGTGgtcagtgtgtttgctgtggCCATTgcataa
- the LOC126402714 gene encoding X-linked retinitis pigmentosa GTPase regulator-like isoform X2 — translation MAGESEDEIPESGAVFTFGKSKFADNVPSKFWLKNDVPSKIACGDEHTALITENGKLFMFGSNNWGQLGLGSKVTVNKPTCVKALKSEKVEFVACGRNHTLISTAQGKVFASGGNSEGQLGLGDCEERTAFQRVAFFDSRGPIKMLAAGSNTSAALTESGKLFMWGDNTEGQIGLGKESHASSPQEVSVGQPISWVSCGYYHSAFVTVDGALYTFGECDSGKLGLGTDQLPRHRVPQLVKSVKEPVVQVACGGGHTVALTEDDVFTFGLGQFGQLGHGTFIFESRLPRPVEHFKRGRVCQVTCGENHTAVITDGGLLYTFGDGRHGKLGLGEENFTNQFKPTLCPRFLKYNVQAAPCGGCHMVVLARPRDPSCTDVILEEDDVTEDYLEKPYVELLGDTTDSSTLQRSLSARVRRRERERSPDQFGTMFHTLPAMTPGYLHPPLPVSSHTIPPRLPPPELTHRKTGGETDSVVESLTDTDSVKGLGETTDFLNMTHVMKMDPGDKTLTLSPVQKRKGKHGKTTKGQRENPVKESKLLKQSSFSSTSPSRGSKAVSPRRPLPTELLRSPGARSLAPQSPHRLRTTNKENLTMEELQRKPSKNKPSVGDIRKAASKQRLRPAQGKSQLIEVGRKLESKQSPETRKMVVSGAEKVKPSKPKSKPIAVRSAGASSPRSPGFHLGDALDDESSGRRLSEVRKKSKDADFSKKSKNEKNKKEAESNKETSSKLGLLAGAASLAAGSVLVHEVASRSRLSSPSLSESSHSARKDSTTKSRSEESESGAADVSNKSAVSINIIPDSSEGRTSQDEKDTSQDEEDTSQDEKGRSQDEKDTSEDEKDTSQDEKDTNQDEEDTSQDEKGRSQDEKDTSQDEKDTVEDDKDTSQDEKGTSQDESEEESKDSTTVKQEEEEDEDEEEQRTSADVSEEEEEEDVSHIKKVTEEEDEDDEDSSTLQPEDESESEAGEEASGDEEEDSAEEEEEEEEEEASATAGSESEDETESKESKGGDAGEEEEEEEESEEGSSQETESKGGESEHDEEEEGEEEEEGDLEKEGEEEEEGEGESAKSSEEEEESEVESETEGGEEEEEAEEGEESSAAEEEEEAEESENEEEAEEESENEEEEEEAEEEEEESAEEKESEKEVVEEEEEEEDQDSEVEEEEADEDEEEEADEDEEEAEEEEEGEEGEEEEEEEGEDEEEDVVKKKKSAEVRSIKSRGKQRSGVKGQAADESEEFWDDVLPQYLNLK, via the exons ATGGCAGGGGAGTCCGAGGACGAGATACCAG AATCAGGAGCAGTTTTCACTTTTGGAAAGAGCAAATTCgccgacaatgtccccagtaAATTCTGGCTTAAAAACGACGTCCCGTCAAAGATCGCCTGTGGGGACGAGCACACCGCCTTAATCACAG AAAATGGGAAACTCTTCATGTTTGGCAGCAACAACTGGGGCCAGCTGGGTCTGGGGTCCAAAGTGACGGTGAACAAGCCCACTTGTGTCAAAG CCCTGAAGTCAGAGAAAGTTGAGTTCGTGGCCTGTGGGAGAAACCACACTCTGATCTCCACAG CTCAGGGGAAGGTGTTCGCCTCAGGGGGGAACAGTGAGGGTCAGCTGGGGCTCGGCGACTGCGAGGAGAGGACAGCCTTCCAGAGGGTCGCGTTCTTCGATTCACGAGGGCCAATCAAAATGCTCGCTGCCGGGTCGAACACCTCCGCCGCTCTCACAG AGAGCGGTAAACTGTTCATGTGGGGCGACAACACGGAGGGTCAGATCGGTTTGGGGAAGGAGAGCCACGCCTCGTCGCCACAGGAAGTCAGCGTGGGGCAACCAATCAGCTGGGTGTCCTGTGGGTACTACCACTCTGCCTTCGTCACAG TGGACGGAGCTCTGTACACGTTTGGTGAGTGTGATAGTGGCAAACTGGGCCTGGGCACCGACCAGCTGCCTCGACACCGAGTCCCTCAGCTGGTGAAGAGCGTCAAGGAGCCCGTGGTTCAGGTGGCCTGTGGAGGAGGACACACGGTGGCACTCACAG agGACGACGTGTTCACGTTTGGTCTCGGTCAGTTCGGCCAGCTCGGTCACGGGacgttcatctttgagtcccgGCTGCCGCGGCCTGTCGAGCACTTCAAGAGAGGCCGAGTGTGTCAGGTGACCTGTGGAGAGAACCACACTGCCGTCATCACAG ATGGCGGCCTGCTGTACACGTTTGGAGACGGCAGACACGGGAAACTGGGCCTGGGAGAAGAAAACTTCACCAACCAGTTTAAACCGACTCTGTGTCCACGTTTCCTCAAGTACAACGTTCAGGCC GCTCCGTGCGGCGGCTGCCACATGGTCGTGTTGGCTCGGCCGCGGGATCCGAGCTGCACTGACGTCATTCTGGAGGAAGACGACGTGACGGAAGATTACCTGGAGAAGCCTTACGTGGAGCTGCTGGGGGACACGACGGACTCCTCCACCCTGCAGAGGAGCCTCTCTGCTCGGGTCCGCAGGAGGGAGAGG GAGAGATCTCCGGACCAGTTCGGCACCATGTTCCACACGCTGCCCGCCATGACGCCCGGCTACCTGCACCCGCCGCTGCCCGTCTCCAGCCACACCATCCCGCCCAGACTGCCTCCACCTGAGCTGACCCACAGAAAG ACAGGAGGCGAGACAGACAGCGTTGTGGAGAGCCTGACTGACACGGACAGTGTTAAAGGCCTCGGAGAAACCACGGACTTCCTCAACATG ACACACGTGATGAAGATGGACCCCGGTGATAAAACACTCACTCTGTCTCCAGTTCAGAAG AGGAAGGGTAAGCATGGTAAGACCACTAAAGGGCAGAGAGAGAACCCAGTGAAGGAGAGTAAGCTCCTGAAGCAGAGCAGCTTCTCTTCCACTTCCCCGTCTCGTGGCAGCAAGGCTGTGTCTCCTCGCCGTCCGCTACCCACGGAGCTCCTGAGGAGCCCTGGCGCTCGGTCTCTGGCTCCTCAGAGCCCACACAGACTCAGAACAACCAACAAAGAGAATCTGACCatggaggagctgcagaggaaGCCCAGTAAGAACAAACCGAGCGTAGGGGACATTAGGAAGGCGGCGTCCAAGCAGCGGCTGAGGCCAGCTCAGGGGAAGAGCCAGCTGATAGAGGTCGGCAGGAAGCTGGAGTCTAAACAAAGTCCTGAAACCAGGAAGATGGTTGTTTCAGGCGCAGAGAAAGTGAAGCCGTCGAAACCTAAAAGCAAACCGATAGCAGTGCGAAGTGCAGGAGCTAGCTCGCCACGCTCACCTGGGTTTCACCTGGGTGACGCTTTGGATGACGAGAGCTCAGGTCGACGTCTCTCCGAGGTTAGAAAGAAATCTAAAGACGCAGATTTTTCTAAAAAGTCCAAGAacgagaaaaacaaaaaagaggcagAATCAAACAAAGAAACTTCGTCGAAGCTCGGCCTGCTTGCCGGAGCGGCCTCGCTCGCAGCAGGGTCGGTGTTAGTGCATGAGGTGGCGTCCAGAAGCCGTTTGAGCTCGCCGTCGCTGTCCGAGAGCAGCCATAGCGCCAGGAAAGACAGTACGACAAAGTCACGGAGCGAGGAGTCCGAAAGTGGTGCTGCGGATGTTAGCAACAAGTCCGCCGTCAGCATCAACATCATACCTGATAGTTCTGAAGGCAGGACGAGTCAGGACGAGAAGGACACGAGTCAGGACGAGGAAGACACGAGTCAGGACGAGAAGGGAAGGAGTCAGGATGAGAAGGACACAAGTGAGGACGAGAAGGACACGAGTCAGGACGAGAAGGACACGAATCAGGACGAGGAAGACACGAGTCAGGACGAGAAGGGAAGGAGTCAGGATGAGAAGGACACAAGTCAGGACGAGAAGGACACGGTTGAGGATGACAAGGACACAAGTCAGGACGAGAAGGGAACGAGTCAGGATGAAAGTGAGGAGGAGAGTAAGGACTCTACGACGGtcaaacaggaggaggaggaggatgaagatgaggaagagCAGAGAACCAGTGCAGATGTAagcgaggaagaggaagaggaggatgtcaGTCACATCAAGaaagtaacagaagaagaagacgaagatgACGAAGACAGCAGCACTCTTCAACCAGAGGATGAGTCGGAAAGCGAAGCAGGCGAGGAGGCAAGTGGggatgaggaggaagacagcgctgaggaagaggaggaggaagaggaagaggaagcgAGCGCGACGGCAGGAAGTGAAAGTGAAGACGAGACTGAATCAAAGGAGAGCAAAGGAGGTGatgcaggagaggaagaggaggaggaggaggaaagtgaGGAAGGGTCGAGTCAGGAGACAGAGAGCAAAGGAGGAGAGTCTGAacatgatgaggaggaggagggtgaggaagaagaagagggggatCTGGAAAaagagggtgaggaggaggaggaaggtgaggGTGAGTCTGCTAAGTCgtctgaggaggaagaggagagtgaggtagagagtgagacagagggaggagaagaggaggaggaagcagaggagggggaggagagtaGTGCagcggaggaagaggaggaggcagaggagagtgAAAAtgaagaggaagcagaggaggagagtgaaaatgaagaggaagaggaggaagcagaggaagaggaggaagagagtgCTGAGGAAAAAGAGAGTGAGAAGGAAGTggtagaagaagaggaggaggaggaggatcaaGATAGTGAGGTCGAGGAGGAAGAggctgatgaggatgaggaggaagaggctgatgaggatgaggaggaggcagaagaagaagaggagggggaggaaggtgaagaagaagaagaagaagaaggagaagatgaggaagaggatgttgtcaaaaagaaaaagtcagctGAGGTCAGAAGCATTAAGTCCAGAGGTAAAcagaggtcaggggtcaaaggtcaggcaGCAGATGAGTCAGAGGAGTTTTGGGACGACGTGTTGCCGCAGTACCTCAACCTGAAATAA
- the LOC126402714 gene encoding X-linked retinitis pigmentosa GTPase regulator-like isoform X1, translated as MAGESEDEIPESGAVFTFGKSKFADNVPSKFWLKNDVPSKIACGDEHTALITENGKLFMFGSNNWGQLGLGSKVTVNKPTCVKALKSEKVEFVACGRNHTLISTAQGKVFASGGNSEGQLGLGDCEERTAFQRVAFFDSRGPIKMLAAGSNTSAALTESGKLFMWGDNTEGQIGLGKESHASSPQEVSVGQPISWVSCGYYHSAFVTVDGALYTFGECDSGKLGLGTDQLPRHRVPQLVKSVKEPVVQVACGGGHTVALTEDDVFTFGLGQFGQLGHGTFIFESRLPRPVEHFKRGRVCQVTCGENHTAVITDGGLLYTFGDGRHGKLGLGEENFTNQFKPTLCPRFLKYNVQAAPCGGCHMVVLARPRDPSCTDVILEEDDVTEDYLEKPYVELLGDTTDSSTLQRSLSARVRRRERERSPDQFGTMFHTLPAMTPGYLHPPLPVSSHTIPPRLPPPELTHRKVLNGTHQEQTGGETDSVVESLTDTDSVKGLGETTDFLNMTHVMKMDPGDKTLTLSPVQKRKGKHGKTTKGQRENPVKESKLLKQSSFSSTSPSRGSKAVSPRRPLPTELLRSPGARSLAPQSPHRLRTTNKENLTMEELQRKPSKNKPSVGDIRKAASKQRLRPAQGKSQLIEVGRKLESKQSPETRKMVVSGAEKVKPSKPKSKPIAVRSAGASSPRSPGFHLGDALDDESSGRRLSEVRKKSKDADFSKKSKNEKNKKEAESNKETSSKLGLLAGAASLAAGSVLVHEVASRSRLSSPSLSESSHSARKDSTTKSRSEESESGAADVSNKSAVSINIIPDSSEGRTSQDEKDTSQDEEDTSQDEKGRSQDEKDTSEDEKDTSQDEKDTNQDEEDTSQDEKGRSQDEKDTSQDEKDTVEDDKDTSQDEKGTSQDESEEESKDSTTVKQEEEEDEDEEEQRTSADVSEEEEEEDVSHIKKVTEEEDEDDEDSSTLQPEDESESEAGEEASGDEEEDSAEEEEEEEEEEASATAGSESEDETESKESKGGDAGEEEEEEEESEEGSSQETESKGGESEHDEEEEGEEEEEGDLEKEGEEEEEGEGESAKSSEEEEESEVESETEGGEEEEEAEEGEESSAAEEEEEAEESENEEEAEEESENEEEEEEAEEEEEESAEEKESEKEVVEEEEEEEDQDSEVEEEEADEDEEEEADEDEEEAEEEEEGEEGEEEEEEEGEDEEEDVVKKKKSAEVRSIKSRGKQRSGVKGQAADESEEFWDDVLPQYLNLK; from the exons ATGGCAGGGGAGTCCGAGGACGAGATACCAG AATCAGGAGCAGTTTTCACTTTTGGAAAGAGCAAATTCgccgacaatgtccccagtaAATTCTGGCTTAAAAACGACGTCCCGTCAAAGATCGCCTGTGGGGACGAGCACACCGCCTTAATCACAG AAAATGGGAAACTCTTCATGTTTGGCAGCAACAACTGGGGCCAGCTGGGTCTGGGGTCCAAAGTGACGGTGAACAAGCCCACTTGTGTCAAAG CCCTGAAGTCAGAGAAAGTTGAGTTCGTGGCCTGTGGGAGAAACCACACTCTGATCTCCACAG CTCAGGGGAAGGTGTTCGCCTCAGGGGGGAACAGTGAGGGTCAGCTGGGGCTCGGCGACTGCGAGGAGAGGACAGCCTTCCAGAGGGTCGCGTTCTTCGATTCACGAGGGCCAATCAAAATGCTCGCTGCCGGGTCGAACACCTCCGCCGCTCTCACAG AGAGCGGTAAACTGTTCATGTGGGGCGACAACACGGAGGGTCAGATCGGTTTGGGGAAGGAGAGCCACGCCTCGTCGCCACAGGAAGTCAGCGTGGGGCAACCAATCAGCTGGGTGTCCTGTGGGTACTACCACTCTGCCTTCGTCACAG TGGACGGAGCTCTGTACACGTTTGGTGAGTGTGATAGTGGCAAACTGGGCCTGGGCACCGACCAGCTGCCTCGACACCGAGTCCCTCAGCTGGTGAAGAGCGTCAAGGAGCCCGTGGTTCAGGTGGCCTGTGGAGGAGGACACACGGTGGCACTCACAG agGACGACGTGTTCACGTTTGGTCTCGGTCAGTTCGGCCAGCTCGGTCACGGGacgttcatctttgagtcccgGCTGCCGCGGCCTGTCGAGCACTTCAAGAGAGGCCGAGTGTGTCAGGTGACCTGTGGAGAGAACCACACTGCCGTCATCACAG ATGGCGGCCTGCTGTACACGTTTGGAGACGGCAGACACGGGAAACTGGGCCTGGGAGAAGAAAACTTCACCAACCAGTTTAAACCGACTCTGTGTCCACGTTTCCTCAAGTACAACGTTCAGGCC GCTCCGTGCGGCGGCTGCCACATGGTCGTGTTGGCTCGGCCGCGGGATCCGAGCTGCACTGACGTCATTCTGGAGGAAGACGACGTGACGGAAGATTACCTGGAGAAGCCTTACGTGGAGCTGCTGGGGGACACGACGGACTCCTCCACCCTGCAGAGGAGCCTCTCTGCTCGGGTCCGCAGGAGGGAGAGG GAGAGATCTCCGGACCAGTTCGGCACCATGTTCCACACGCTGCCCGCCATGACGCCCGGCTACCTGCACCCGCCGCTGCCCGTCTCCAGCCACACCATCCCGCCCAGACTGCCTCCACCTGAGCTGACCCACAGAAAGGTGCTCAATGGCACTCACCAGG AGCAGACAGGAGGCGAGACAGACAGCGTTGTGGAGAGCCTGACTGACACGGACAGTGTTAAAGGCCTCGGAGAAACCACGGACTTCCTCAACATG ACACACGTGATGAAGATGGACCCCGGTGATAAAACACTCACTCTGTCTCCAGTTCAGAAG AGGAAGGGTAAGCATGGTAAGACCACTAAAGGGCAGAGAGAGAACCCAGTGAAGGAGAGTAAGCTCCTGAAGCAGAGCAGCTTCTCTTCCACTTCCCCGTCTCGTGGCAGCAAGGCTGTGTCTCCTCGCCGTCCGCTACCCACGGAGCTCCTGAGGAGCCCTGGCGCTCGGTCTCTGGCTCCTCAGAGCCCACACAGACTCAGAACAACCAACAAAGAGAATCTGACCatggaggagctgcagaggaaGCCCAGTAAGAACAAACCGAGCGTAGGGGACATTAGGAAGGCGGCGTCCAAGCAGCGGCTGAGGCCAGCTCAGGGGAAGAGCCAGCTGATAGAGGTCGGCAGGAAGCTGGAGTCTAAACAAAGTCCTGAAACCAGGAAGATGGTTGTTTCAGGCGCAGAGAAAGTGAAGCCGTCGAAACCTAAAAGCAAACCGATAGCAGTGCGAAGTGCAGGAGCTAGCTCGCCACGCTCACCTGGGTTTCACCTGGGTGACGCTTTGGATGACGAGAGCTCAGGTCGACGTCTCTCCGAGGTTAGAAAGAAATCTAAAGACGCAGATTTTTCTAAAAAGTCCAAGAacgagaaaaacaaaaaagaggcagAATCAAACAAAGAAACTTCGTCGAAGCTCGGCCTGCTTGCCGGAGCGGCCTCGCTCGCAGCAGGGTCGGTGTTAGTGCATGAGGTGGCGTCCAGAAGCCGTTTGAGCTCGCCGTCGCTGTCCGAGAGCAGCCATAGCGCCAGGAAAGACAGTACGACAAAGTCACGGAGCGAGGAGTCCGAAAGTGGTGCTGCGGATGTTAGCAACAAGTCCGCCGTCAGCATCAACATCATACCTGATAGTTCTGAAGGCAGGACGAGTCAGGACGAGAAGGACACGAGTCAGGACGAGGAAGACACGAGTCAGGACGAGAAGGGAAGGAGTCAGGATGAGAAGGACACAAGTGAGGACGAGAAGGACACGAGTCAGGACGAGAAGGACACGAATCAGGACGAGGAAGACACGAGTCAGGACGAGAAGGGAAGGAGTCAGGATGAGAAGGACACAAGTCAGGACGAGAAGGACACGGTTGAGGATGACAAGGACACAAGTCAGGACGAGAAGGGAACGAGTCAGGATGAAAGTGAGGAGGAGAGTAAGGACTCTACGACGGtcaaacaggaggaggaggaggatgaagatgaggaagagCAGAGAACCAGTGCAGATGTAagcgaggaagaggaagaggaggatgtcaGTCACATCAAGaaagtaacagaagaagaagacgaagatgACGAAGACAGCAGCACTCTTCAACCAGAGGATGAGTCGGAAAGCGAAGCAGGCGAGGAGGCAAGTGGggatgaggaggaagacagcgctgaggaagaggaggaggaagaggaagaggaagcgAGCGCGACGGCAGGAAGTGAAAGTGAAGACGAGACTGAATCAAAGGAGAGCAAAGGAGGTGatgcaggagaggaagaggaggaggaggaggaaagtgaGGAAGGGTCGAGTCAGGAGACAGAGAGCAAAGGAGGAGAGTCTGAacatgatgaggaggaggagggtgaggaagaagaagagggggatCTGGAAAaagagggtgaggaggaggaggaaggtgaggGTGAGTCTGCTAAGTCgtctgaggaggaagaggagagtgaggtagagagtgagacagagggaggagaagaggaggaggaagcagaggagggggaggagagtaGTGCagcggaggaagaggaggaggcagaggagagtgAAAAtgaagaggaagcagaggaggagagtgaaaatgaagaggaagaggaggaagcagaggaagaggaggaagagagtgCTGAGGAAAAAGAGAGTGAGAAGGAAGTggtagaagaagaggaggaggaggaggatcaaGATAGTGAGGTCGAGGAGGAAGAggctgatgaggatgaggaggaagaggctgatgaggatgaggaggaggcagaagaagaagaggagggggaggaaggtgaagaagaagaagaagaagaaggagaagatgaggaagaggatgttgtcaaaaagaaaaagtcagctGAGGTCAGAAGCATTAAGTCCAGAGGTAAAcagaggtcaggggtcaaaggtcaggcaGCAGATGAGTCAGAGGAGTTTTGGGACGACGTGTTGCCGCAGTACCTCAACCTGAAATAA